In Cognatishimia sp. WU-CL00825, one genomic interval encodes:
- a CDS encoding acyl-CoA dehydrogenase family protein: MAHDGQELAMTQPVILADLLQLTATAVPPVEALVQTATDKLRAEMLVDGRISGAKVEANQTAAHGLSWLATYGQALRQMQNWAERMQAEGKFGEVEQLIHQIAFGEYLWQIYGGIPMSQGEIIRLQDIGLSQDEQRGLMEPAIMTLCNQGNSQAARTRLVELMQEQSANITVGTSGLDDELEMIREQFRRYAVEKVIPHAHEWHLKDQLIPIEIIQELAEMGVFGLTLPEEYGGFGLSKASMVVVTEELSRGYIGVGSLGTRPEIASELILCGGTEEQKQKWLPLLASGEVLPTAVFTEPNTGSDLGSLRTRAVKTDDGYEITGNKTWITHAARTQIMTLLARTDSSTDNHKGLSMFIAEKTPGTDENPFPSEGMTGTEIEVLGYRGMKEYELSFDGFKVKEENLLGGEENNGFKQLMQTFESARIQTAARAVGVAQAALDVSMQYAIDRKQFGKSLIDFPRVSGKLAMMAVEIMVTRQLTYFSAAQKDRDKRCDLEAGMAKLLGARVAWSAADNGLQIHGGNGFALEYEISRILCDARILNIFEGAAEIQAQVIARRLLG, from the coding sequence ATGGCCCATGACGGACAGGAGCTTGCAATGACACAACCCGTAATCCTCGCTGATTTGCTTCAGTTGACGGCCACCGCCGTTCCTCCGGTCGAAGCATTGGTACAGACTGCCACCGACAAACTGCGTGCCGAAATGCTGGTGGATGGGCGCATTTCCGGTGCCAAGGTCGAAGCCAACCAGACCGCCGCGCACGGCCTTTCGTGGTTGGCCACCTATGGGCAGGCGCTGCGTCAAATGCAAAACTGGGCCGAGCGTATGCAGGCCGAGGGAAAATTCGGCGAAGTTGAACAGCTGATCCACCAAATCGCCTTTGGCGAATACCTCTGGCAGATTTATGGTGGCATCCCAATGAGCCAGGGCGAAATCATTCGTCTGCAAGACATCGGCCTGTCACAGGACGAACAGCGCGGCTTGATGGAACCCGCCATCATGACACTCTGCAATCAAGGCAACAGCCAAGCGGCCCGCACCCGTCTGGTCGAATTGATGCAAGAGCAATCCGCCAATATCACTGTCGGCACCTCTGGCCTTGATGACGAGCTGGAAATGATCCGCGAGCAATTCCGCCGTTATGCCGTGGAAAAGGTCATTCCGCACGCGCATGAATGGCACCTCAAAGACCAGCTTATTCCGATTGAAATCATCCAAGAGTTGGCGGAAATGGGCGTCTTTGGCCTGACCCTGCCCGAAGAATACGGCGGTTTTGGCCTCTCCAAAGCCTCGATGGTTGTGGTGACCGAAGAGCTGTCGCGCGGTTATATCGGCGTTGGCTCACTGGGCACACGCCCCGAAATCGCCTCCGAGCTCATCCTGTGTGGCGGCACCGAAGAGCAAAAACAAAAATGGCTTCCCCTGCTCGCCAGCGGTGAAGTCTTGCCAACAGCCGTCTTTACAGAACCCAACACCGGTTCTGACCTAGGCTCCCTGCGCACCCGCGCGGTGAAAACCGACGACGGCTATGAAATCACCGGCAACAAAACCTGGATCACCCACGCCGCTCGCACCCAGATCATGACGCTTTTGGCGCGCACCGATTCCAGCACCGACAACCACAAAGGCCTGTCGATGTTCATCGCGGAAAAAACACCGGGCACCGATGAAAACCCTTTCCCATCAGAGGGCATGACCGGCACCGAAATCGAAGTGCTCGGCTATCGCGGCATGAAAGAATACGAACTGTCCTTTGATGGCTTTAAAGTCAAAGAAGAAAACCTGCTGGGTGGCGAGGAAAACAATGGCTTCAAACAGCTGATGCAGACCTTTGAAAGCGCCCGTATCCAAACCGCTGCCCGTGCGGTGGGTGTGGCGCAGGCCGCACTGGACGTGTCGATGCAATACGCCATCGACCGTAAGCAATTTGGAAAATCCCTGATCGACTTCCCACGTGTCTCTGGCAAACTGGCGATGATGGCCGTCGAAATCATGGTCACCCGCCAGCTCACCTATTTCTCTGCCGCGCAAAAAGACCGCGACAAACGCTGTGACCTCGAGGCTGGCATGGCCAAACTCTTGGGGGCGCGTGTGGCCTGGTCTGCCGCCGACAACGGTCTGCAAATCCACGGAGGAAATGGCTTTGCACTGGAATATGAAATCAGCCGCATCCTGTGTGACGCCCGCATTCTGAACATCTTTGAAGGCGCCGCGGAAATTCAGGCACAGGTCATCGCAAGACGCCTGTTGGGTTGA
- a CDS encoding N-acyl homoserine lactonase family protein, which yields MSDWEVYSVKYADRNSRTRADSFIFDDNHDAPHDMDYFIWVLRRGAETILVDTGYDTTEAKARNRPILMDPRDALKPLGIIPEAVTDVIVTHLHYDHAGGLHMFPNARLHLQSAEMAFATGPCMCHDTLRAPFTAGHICDAVKRLYAGKLCFYDGTAEIRDGLSVHCIGGHSRGLQCVRVKTQTGWLVLASDAAHYYENFLAEKPFPIVVDLQNMLDGFATLKKLASRPALIIPGHDPLVAAHFPVAFAPHIQSLHTGPESPIPGI from the coding sequence GTGAGTGATTGGGAAGTTTATTCGGTCAAATATGCTGACCGCAACAGCCGCACGCGGGCTGACAGCTTTATCTTTGATGACAACCACGATGCCCCGCATGACATGGATTACTTCATCTGGGTCTTGCGGCGCGGGGCTGAAACCATTCTGGTGGATACCGGCTATGACACAACAGAGGCCAAGGCGCGCAACCGTCCCATCCTGATGGATCCGCGCGACGCCCTAAAGCCGCTGGGCATCATCCCCGAAGCCGTCACCGATGTGATCGTCACCCATCTGCATTATGACCATGCGGGCGGATTGCACATGTTCCCCAACGCCCGCCTTCATCTTCAATCCGCCGAGATGGCCTTTGCAACCGGCCCCTGCATGTGCCACGACACTTTGCGCGCGCCCTTCACCGCGGGCCATATCTGCGACGCGGTCAAACGGCTTTATGCGGGCAAGCTCTGTTTTTATGACGGCACTGCTGAAATTCGCGACGGCCTAAGCGTGCATTGCATCGGTGGTCACTCACGTGGGCTGCAGTGCGTGCGGGTCAAAACCCAAACCGGATGGTTGGTGCTGGCCTCTGATGCCGCGCATTATTATGAAAACTTTCTGGCTGAAAAACCTTTTCCGATTGTGGTTGATCTGCAGAATATGCTGGATGGCTTCGCGACCCTTAAAAAGCTTGCCAGCCGCCCAGCGCTGATCATTCCCGGCCACGATCCACTGGTGGCTGCGCATTTCCCCGTTGCCTTTGCGCCACACATCCAAAGCCTTCATACAGGACCTGAATCGCCAATTCCGGGAATTTAA
- a CDS encoding putative quinol monooxygenase: MYVVTVTFTLHPSASGDFMPLMLQNAQTSLREEPGCLVFDVCRGNDPNTVFLYEIYKDRAAFDTHLQSDHFQSFDAAVQSMIAEKTIKLFHEVHR; the protein is encoded by the coding sequence ATGTATGTGGTAACAGTAACCTTCACCTTACATCCAAGCGCATCAGGGGATTTTATGCCCCTGATGCTGCAAAACGCCCAAACCTCACTGCGCGAAGAACCCGGCTGTCTTGTCTTTGACGTTTGTCGCGGCAACGACCCAAACACCGTGTTCCTATATGAAATCTACAAAGATCGCGCCGCATTTGACACCCATCTGCAAAGCGACCACTTTCAAAGCTTCGACGCTGCGGTTCAATCCATGATCGCAGAGAAAACCATCAAACTATTCCACGAGGTCCACCGGTGA
- a CDS encoding tripartite tricarboxylate transporter permease, with protein sequence MEFVFSQLAGFGVAMVDLVVDPLTYIYLITSVFLGITFGALPGLTATLAVTILTGFFSNKIPLDYSLIALLGAYVGAIYGGSYPSILLNIPGTAASAATAMDGYPLAKAGRGGEALGMTTTASFIGTIIGTFALLIFVWLLLLVSKNIASPEKALLALFGILLSGTLMSEDLVIKGWIAGLVGLAMAMVGLDPLLSEPRYTFGWSYMLSGFQVVPVLMGAFAIPQIIEGMRHIEAGKLLELKGSIVPNLKTVKRYLPTIGRSGVIGTGVGALPGVGEDVAGWVSYGVGKTVSKEGDQFGKGSLEGLLSSETANNACIGGALIPLLVLGIPGSPPAAALMGAFKINNIIPGPTIDPAIILRVVAILVLASLTMFIMGLFTAKIFIKILRIPQTIFLPIVMVLTTIGSFSVGGGINDLYLMLGVGLVAFFMNLMRYPIAPLVIGVILGGMFDETFRRSLLISDGDMSVFISRPGAAILLTLNIALILAQFPAAKRSFTWMKGKFV encoded by the coding sequence ATGGAATTCGTCTTTTCACAGCTGGCCGGTTTTGGGGTTGCGATGGTGGACCTTGTGGTCGACCCGCTCACTTATATTTACCTGATCACCTCTGTTTTTCTGGGCATCACTTTTGGGGCCCTGCCCGGCCTGACAGCCACCTTGGCGGTCACGATCCTCACCGGCTTCTTTAGCAACAAAATCCCACTGGATTACTCGCTGATTGCCCTGCTTGGGGCCTATGTTGGCGCGATCTATGGTGGCTCTTACCCCTCTATATTGCTGAACATTCCCGGCACCGCCGCCAGTGCGGCCACGGCCATGGATGGCTATCCGCTGGCCAAGGCTGGTCGTGGCGGCGAAGCGCTTGGCATGACCACAACCGCCAGCTTTATCGGCACCATTATTGGCACCTTTGCCCTGCTGATCTTTGTCTGGTTGCTGCTGCTGGTTTCCAAAAACATCGCCAGCCCGGAAAAAGCCCTACTTGCCCTCTTTGGTATCCTGCTTTCCGGCACATTGATGAGCGAAGATCTGGTCATCAAAGGCTGGATTGCCGGCCTTGTTGGCCTTGCCATGGCCATGGTTGGACTTGACCCGCTGTTATCAGAACCGCGTTACACTTTTGGCTGGTCATACATGCTGTCCGGGTTTCAAGTTGTGCCCGTCCTGATGGGGGCCTTTGCGATCCCGCAGATCATCGAAGGCATGCGCCATATCGAGGCGGGCAAACTGCTTGAACTCAAAGGCAGCATTGTTCCGAATTTGAAAACCGTGAAACGCTATCTGCCCACCATCGGCCGCTCGGGTGTCATCGGCACCGGCGTGGGTGCTTTGCCCGGCGTGGGCGAAGATGTGGCTGGCTGGGTCAGCTACGGAGTCGGCAAAACCGTCTCTAAAGAAGGCGATCAATTCGGCAAAGGCAGCCTCGAAGGTCTGCTCAGCTCTGAAACAGCCAACAATGCCTGTATCGGCGGCGCGCTTATCCCGCTTTTGGTGCTTGGCATCCCCGGCTCCCCCCCTGCTGCGGCCCTGATGGGCGCTTTCAAGATCAACAACATCATCCCCGGCCCTACCATTGATCCGGCGATCATTCTGCGCGTGGTTGCCATTCTGGTTCTGGCCAGCCTGACCATGTTCATCATGGGGCTGTTCACTGCCAAGATCTTCATCAAGATCCTGCGCATCCCGCAAACCATCTTTTTGCCGATTGTCATGGTCCTGACCACCATCGGCAGCTTTTCGGTGGGTGGCGGTATCAACGATCTATACCTGATGCTGGGTGTTGGACTTGTGGCCTTTTTCATGAACCTGATGCGCTATCCGATTGCCCCGCTGGTGATCGGCGTCATCCTTGGGGGCATGTTTGACGAAACCTTCCGCCGCTCGTTGCTGATTTCAGACGGCGATATGTCGGTGTTTATCTCGCGCCCCGGTGCCGCGATTCTGCTCACACTCAATATCGCGCTGATCCTGGCTCAATTCCCCGCCGCCAAGCGCAGCTTTACCTGGATGAAAGGCAAATTTGTCTGA
- a CDS encoding tripartite tricarboxylate transporter substrate binding protein, with protein MKFTLSRIAAVTAVVAGFGTAATAQEYPYRDITTAVVWGAGGGTDTINRMIMAEMEKHLPVSINVINQTGGVAGSNGMVYVQNQADDGYTLVGLSESNVTAAVQGGWDQKFDYWYPFIVGGSPDLISVPANSPYNTIQELVDAAKAAPGTIPAAASGAGSIHHLNLLAIQQGAGAEFKFVPYKGSAPGQEAAMAGEVALVVTSLAEQAALIEGGQLKPLAMLTPDSVEIAGKTVPSAFSAYEGLDKYLPLKQAIGFAVHSSADDAVKAKLGAAFEMAIASDTVATWASANNYDVGGQYGEEAQKLFETLEATFAYTLKDLGAATVDPMSLGIAKP; from the coding sequence ATGAAATTCACACTGAGCAGAATCGCAGCTGTGACCGCAGTGGTTGCAGGTTTCGGCACCGCTGCCACAGCCCAAGAATACCCGTACCGCGACATTACAACGGCTGTTGTATGGGGCGCAGGCGGTGGCACCGACACCATCAACCGCATGATCATGGCCGAAATGGAAAAACACCTGCCGGTCTCGATCAACGTGATCAACCAAACCGGTGGCGTCGCCGGGTCAAACGGCATGGTTTATGTGCAGAATCAGGCCGACGACGGCTACACTTTGGTCGGTCTCTCAGAATCCAATGTGACCGCAGCGGTCCAAGGCGGCTGGGATCAAAAGTTTGATTACTGGTATCCTTTCATCGTCGGTGGCTCTCCTGACCTGATCTCAGTGCCAGCCAACAGCCCCTATAACACCATCCAGGAACTGGTAGATGCGGCCAAAGCCGCGCCTGGCACAATTCCTGCGGCCGCATCCGGGGCCGGTTCCATTCACCACCTGAACCTGCTGGCCATCCAACAGGGCGCGGGTGCCGAATTCAAATTCGTGCCTTATAAAGGCTCTGCACCTGGCCAAGAAGCCGCCATGGCGGGCGAAGTTGCGCTGGTTGTGACCTCGCTGGCAGAACAAGCGGCTTTGATCGAAGGTGGTCAACTGAAGCCACTGGCAATGCTGACACCAGACTCTGTTGAAATTGCAGGCAAAACCGTGCCGTCTGCCTTCTCAGCCTATGAAGGTCTGGACAAGTATCTGCCGCTGAAACAGGCCATTGGTTTTGCAGTCCACAGCTCTGCGGATGACGCCGTCAAAGCCAAGCTTGGCGCAGCGTTTGAAATGGCCATCGCCTCTGACACCGTTGCAACATGGGCCTCTGCCAACAACTATGATGTGGGTGGACAATATGGTGAAGAAGCACAGAAATTGTTTGAAACACTCGAAGCAACATTTGCCTACACTTTGAAAGATCTGGGTGCAGCAACCGTTGATCCAATGTCTCTTGGCATCGCCAAGCCTTAA
- a CDS encoding isocitrate/isopropylmalate family dehydrogenase — MGTTFEIAVFEGDGIGPEITGPTVDILRRMSDASDAYALTFTDAPAGAAHYAKTGESLPEASMDIARRSDAILLSAMGLPEVRYADGTEISPQIDLRKALTLFAGVRPVTVRAGQNTPLNMPEGKEIDFVLIRESTEGLFYTQGSGEVTENEARETLLITRDISEKLFKFTFELAQNRKNAGRGTGRVTCVDKANVFRAFAFFREMFDVEAKRHPELSADHAYVDATALWMVQKPWDFDVLVTENMFGDILSDLGAGLMGGLGLAPSADIGLENAVFQPCHGSAPDIAGQGLANPHAMILSAAMMLDWLGIKHDNPALLADGKRLREAVENVVADGRVLTRDLGGSAGTQDAAAAVLDSLFVA, encoded by the coding sequence ATGGGAACTACATTTGAGATCGCGGTATTTGAGGGAGACGGCATTGGCCCAGAAATTACAGGCCCAACGGTCGATATCCTGCGCCGTATGTCAGATGCCTCTGACGCCTATGCGCTGACATTCACCGATGCTCCGGCGGGGGCCGCGCATTACGCGAAAACCGGCGAATCACTGCCAGAGGCATCGATGGACATTGCCCGCCGGTCTGACGCGATTCTGTTGTCGGCCATGGGGTTGCCGGAGGTGCGCTATGCAGATGGGACGGAAATTTCACCACAAATTGACCTGCGCAAAGCGTTGACGCTTTTTGCGGGTGTGCGTCCGGTGACGGTACGGGCGGGGCAAAATACCCCGTTGAATATGCCCGAGGGCAAAGAGATTGATTTTGTCCTGATCCGCGAAAGCACTGAAGGGCTGTTTTATACCCAAGGCAGCGGCGAAGTGACAGAAAACGAAGCGCGCGAAACGCTTTTGATCACGCGGGATATTTCGGAAAAACTGTTCAAGTTTACCTTTGAGCTGGCGCAAAACCGTAAAAACGCCGGGCGTGGAACAGGGCGTGTCACCTGTGTTGACAAGGCCAATGTGTTCCGAGCATTTGCCTTTTTCCGCGAGATGTTTGACGTTGAAGCCAAGAGGCACCCAGAATTGTCGGCTGACCACGCTTATGTGGATGCGACCGCGCTTTGGATGGTGCAGAAACCTTGGGATTTTGATGTTTTGGTCACCGAAAACATGTTTGGCGATATCCTTTCTGACCTTGGCGCTGGGCTGATGGGCGGGCTGGGATTGGCACCGTCTGCAGATATTGGCTTGGAGAATGCGGTATTTCAGCCTTGTCATGGTTCTGCGCCTGACATCGCGGGACAGGGTCTAGCCAATCCACATGCGATGATTTTGTCGGCGGCCATGATGCTGGATTGGTTGGGGATCAAACACGACAACCCAGCCTTATTGGCAGATGGCAAACGTCTGCGCGAGGCGGTCGAGAACGTGGTTGCGGACGGCCGGGTTTTGACGCGTGATCTTGGCGGGTCCGCAGGCACGCAAGACGCGGCTGCGGCGGTCTTGGACAGTTTGTTTGTGGCATGA
- a CDS encoding Gfo/Idh/MocA family oxidoreductase, producing the protein MSFERNIRVACVGAGYFSQFHYGSWARMARVDLVGSCNREITKAQATGLPAYNDLEVMIAEQKPDLLDIILPPVAHAATIRQALAQGIKWMICQKPFCQDLAEAKAIIAEAEAVGATIVVHENFRFQPWYRAIKDLLDGQRIGTLQQATFRLRPGDGQGPEAYLQRQPYFQDMPKFLVHETAVHWVDTFRYLLGNPTAVYADLRRMNPVIAGEDAGYILFDHPNQVRALFDGNRHLDHAADNLRRTMGEAIFEGTEGVIALYGDGSVTLRRFGSTDEAQIKAADTWDGFGGDCVHALQTHVISGLFGETQLENQALDYIKVIEIEEAIYTSARIEKKIALGDT; encoded by the coding sequence ATGAGTTTTGAACGCAACATCAGAGTAGCCTGTGTGGGTGCGGGCTATTTCAGCCAGTTCCACTATGGCAGCTGGGCCCGTATGGCGCGTGTGGATCTGGTTGGATCCTGCAATCGAGAGATCACGAAGGCACAGGCCACGGGCCTGCCGGCCTATAATGATCTGGAGGTGATGATTGCCGAGCAGAAACCAGATCTGCTGGACATCATCCTGCCCCCGGTGGCCCATGCCGCCACTATACGACAAGCCTTGGCGCAGGGCATCAAATGGATGATCTGTCAAAAGCCGTTCTGTCAGGATCTTGCCGAAGCGAAAGCGATTATTGCCGAAGCAGAGGCGGTCGGGGCCACCATTGTGGTGCATGAAAACTTTCGGTTTCAGCCGTGGTATCGCGCCATCAAAGATCTGTTGGACGGCCAGCGGATCGGCACTTTGCAACAGGCGACCTTTCGGTTGCGTCCGGGCGACGGTCAAGGGCCCGAGGCCTATTTGCAGCGGCAGCCGTATTTTCAGGATATGCCAAAGTTTCTGGTGCATGAAACCGCGGTGCATTGGGTGGATACCTTTCGGTATCTGTTGGGCAACCCCACGGCTGTCTACGCGGATTTGCGCCGGATGAACCCGGTGATTGCCGGTGAAGACGCGGGCTATATCCTGTTTGACCACCCAAATCAGGTGCGCGCCCTATTTGATGGCAACCGCCACCTTGACCATGCGGCGGATAATTTGCGTCGCACAATGGGCGAGGCGATCTTTGAAGGCACCGAGGGGGTGATCGCGCTTTACGGCGACGGCAGTGTGACTTTGCGGCGTTTTGGCAGCACCGATGAAGCACAGATAAAAGCGGCGGATACCTGGGACGGATTTGGCGGTGATTGCGTTCATGCCTTGCAAACCCACGTTATTTCAGGCTTGTTTGGGGAAACGCAGTTGGAAAACCAAGCTTTGGACTATATCAAGGTTATTGAGATTGAAGAGGCGATTTATACCTCTGCACGGATCGAAAAGAAAATCGCTCTGGGGGACACTTGA
- a CDS encoding GntR family transcriptional regulator: protein MNQAASKSLSNSQRALRELRKMIFSGELAGGTDHLESELAEQLGMSRTPVREAALTLENQGLLELRPRKGVRILPLSPSDMREIYEVLTELESLAAEQAAKRGYDAAALGNLARAIEDMDLAIAEQALEAWAEADDRFHAELVRLGGNSRVNTIFHMMNDQVRRARMTTLFIRPLPTKSNADHRAVYEAIKNGDAQTARTRHREHRQHAKDILIELIEKHRLSRL from the coding sequence TTGAACCAAGCCGCATCCAAATCTTTGTCAAATTCACAGCGCGCCTTGCGCGAGCTGCGTAAAATGATTTTTTCAGGCGAATTGGCCGGCGGAACGGATCACCTTGAAAGCGAATTGGCCGAACAATTGGGCATGTCGCGTACGCCGGTGCGCGAAGCGGCGCTTACATTGGAAAACCAAGGACTGCTAGAGCTGCGTCCGCGCAAGGGGGTGCGGATATTGCCTCTGTCCCCAAGCGATATGCGCGAGATCTATGAAGTGCTGACAGAGCTGGAAAGCCTGGCGGCTGAGCAAGCGGCCAAACGCGGCTATGACGCCGCGGCGCTAGGTAATCTTGCGCGGGCCATTGAGGATATGGATCTGGCGATCGCCGAACAGGCGCTAGAGGCTTGGGCCGAGGCGGATGACCGTTTTCACGCGGAATTGGTGCGCTTGGGCGGCAACAGCCGGGTGAATACCATATTTCATATGATGAACGATCAGGTGCGGCGCGCGCGTATGACAACATTGTTCATTCGTCCGCTGCCGACAAAGTCAAACGCGGACCATCGTGCGGTTTATGAAGCCATCAAGAATGGCGACGCACAGACGGCACGCACACGGCATCGCGAACATCGTCAGCACGCCAAAGATATATTGATAGAGTTGATCGAGAAGCACCGGTTGAGCCGCCTTTAA
- the galU gene encoding UTP--glucose-1-phosphate uridylyltransferase GalU translates to MHKKVTKAIFPVAGLGTRFLPATKSVPKEIMTLVDRPLIQYAIDEARAAGITEFIFVTSRGKGALEDYFDHSPTLEAELERKGKTDLMEVLQDTYMDSGAVAYVRQHKAMGLGHAVWCARRLIGNEPVAVLLPDDVIASDTPCLKQMVEAYEQTGGNVVAAMEVPSERTSSYGVLDVKEDMGNMVSVKGMVEKPEAGTAPSNLAVIGRYILTPDVLGHLDTMEEGAGGEIQLTDAIAKEIQASDNVYGFRFRGQRFDCGSKAGFLQATVAFGLAREELKDELQGYLNELAAVKQAAE, encoded by the coding sequence ATGCACAAGAAAGTCACAAAAGCTATTTTTCCAGTTGCTGGCCTCGGCACACGTTTTTTACCAGCGACAAAATCTGTTCCAAAAGAAATCATGACATTGGTTGATCGTCCGTTGATCCAATATGCGATCGACGAAGCACGGGCCGCCGGAATTACCGAATTTATTTTTGTGACCTCGCGCGGCAAAGGCGCCTTGGAAGACTATTTTGATCATTCGCCAACTTTGGAAGCAGAGCTTGAGCGCAAAGGCAAAACAGACCTAATGGAAGTCTTGCAAGATACTTATATGGATTCTGGTGCGGTGGCCTATGTGCGCCAGCACAAGGCGATGGGTCTGGGTCACGCCGTGTGGTGTGCGCGTCGCCTGATTGGCAACGAGCCAGTAGCTGTATTGTTGCCCGATGACGTGATTGCGTCAGATACACCTTGTCTTAAGCAGATGGTCGAAGCTTATGAGCAAACTGGTGGCAACGTTGTGGCAGCGATGGAAGTGCCTTCTGAGCGCACTTCGTCCTATGGCGTGTTGGACGTCAAAGAAGACATGGGCAATATGGTGTCGGTGAAAGGCATGGTTGAAAAACCAGAAGCCGGTACAGCGCCATCGAATTTGGCTGTGATTGGCCGCTATATCCTGACGCCAGATGTGCTGGGTCATCTTGACACAATGGAAGAGGGTGCAGGTGGCGAGATCCAGTTGACCGATGCCATTGCCAAAGAAATTCAGGCCTCTGACAATGTATATGGCTTCCGTTTCCGCGGACAGCGTTTCGATTGCGGCTCTAAAGCAGGCTTCTTGCAAGCGACGGTGGCATTTGGCCTGGCGCGCGAAGAGTTGAAAGACGAGCTGCAAGGGTATTTGAATGAACTGGCGGCGGTGAAACAAGCCGCAGAATAA
- the galE gene encoding UDP-glucose 4-epimerase GalE translates to MNKNVLVTGGAGYIGSHACKALREAGFVPVTFDNCSTGWAEAVKFGPLERGDLLDRARLDEVFAQYQPIAVMHFAALSQVGESMQEPGRYWRDNVTGALNLAEAAVAAGCLDFVFSSTCATYGDQDNVVLDENSQQLPINAYGASKRAIEDILSDFEAAYGLRSVIFRYFNVAGADPDAEVGEFHQPETHLIPLMLDAIDGKRDALTIFGTDYDTPDGTCIRDYVHVCDLVDAHVLGLKWLKDGKDSRVFNLGTGDGFSVRQVISHSHAVTNRDVPYVEGARRAGDCTKLVSGSTRAVAELGWEPKRSNLQAMIKDAWRWHQKTEAHYKA, encoded by the coding sequence ATGAACAAGAATGTTCTGGTAACAGGCGGCGCGGGCTATATTGGCTCGCACGCCTGTAAAGCGTTGCGAGAGGCGGGTTTTGTGCCCGTAACTTTCGACAATTGCTCGACTGGATGGGCAGAAGCCGTCAAATTCGGACCCCTAGAGCGTGGTGATCTTTTGGATCGCGCGCGTCTCGACGAGGTCTTTGCGCAGTATCAGCCAATTGCTGTGATGCATTTTGCCGCCCTCAGTCAGGTGGGCGAAAGCATGCAGGAACCGGGCCGATATTGGCGGGATAACGTCACTGGAGCCTTGAACCTTGCCGAGGCCGCGGTGGCTGCTGGCTGTCTTGACTTTGTCTTTTCTTCAACCTGTGCAACTTATGGCGATCAAGACAATGTGGTGCTGGATGAAAACAGCCAACAATTGCCGATCAATGCCTATGGGGCCTCAAAGCGGGCCATCGAAGACATCCTAAGTGATTTCGAGGCCGCCTATGGGCTGCGCAGCGTGATTTTTCGCTATTTCAACGTGGCAGGGGCGGACCCTGATGCCGAGGTGGGCGAATTTCACCAGCCGGAAACGCATTTGATCCCGCTGATGCTGGATGCGATTGATGGAAAGCGTGATGCGCTGACGATTTTTGGCACAGATTATGACACGCCTGACGGAACCTGTATTCGCGACTATGTGCATGTCTGCGATCTGGTCGACGCGCATGTTCTGGGCTTGAAATGGCTGAAAGATGGCAAAGACAGCCGGGTGTTTAATCTGGGTACAGGCGACGGGTTTTCGGTACGTCAGGTGATTTCACACAGCCATGCGGTGACCAATCGGGATGTTCCCTATGTCGAAGGCGCGCGGCGTGCCGGTGATTGCACGAAACTTGTATCTGGCTCGACCCGCGCAGTTGCGGAACTGGGATGGGAACCGAAACGCTCTAATTTGCAGGCCATGATCAAAGATGCCTGGCGCTGGCACCAAAAAACTGAAGCGCATTACAAAGCTTAG